A genome region from Arthrobacter sp. SLBN-100 includes the following:
- a CDS encoding AAA family ATPase, producing MSEHGSGPRVLDSTGHDSAGHDSAGHDSARQALLDVRHEVAKAVVGQDATVTGLLIALLSQGHVLLEGVPGVAKTLLVRSLSAALSLDTKRVQFTPDLMPGDVTGSLVYDSHTSEFSFREGPVFTNLLLADEINRTPPKTQASLLEAMEERQVSVDGASRPLPSPFLVAATQNPVEYEGTYPLPEAQLDRFLLKLTMPLPERRDEIEVIRRHAAGFDPRDLGAAGVRAVAGAADLERARQAVATVAVEPEIIAYIVDLVRATRSAPSFQLGVSPRGATALLNTSRSWAWLSGRSYVTPDDVKVLALPCLRHRVTLQPEAQMDGVRVDDVLGSILASVPVPR from the coding sequence ATGAGCGAACATGGCAGCGGCCCCCGGGTCCTTGATTCCACTGGGCATGATTCGGCTGGACATGATTCGGCTGGACATGATTCCGCCCGGCAAGCCCTCCTGGACGTGCGCCATGAGGTGGCGAAGGCCGTGGTGGGTCAGGACGCCACGGTCACGGGCCTGCTGATCGCCCTGCTGTCGCAGGGGCATGTACTGCTGGAAGGTGTGCCCGGTGTGGCCAAGACCCTGCTGGTGCGCTCATTGTCCGCCGCCCTGAGCCTTGACACCAAGAGGGTGCAATTCACTCCCGACCTGATGCCGGGCGACGTCACCGGATCCCTGGTTTACGACTCGCACACCTCGGAATTCTCGTTCCGCGAGGGGCCCGTGTTCACCAACCTCCTGCTGGCTGACGAGATCAACCGCACGCCGCCCAAGACGCAGGCATCACTGCTTGAGGCCATGGAGGAGCGGCAGGTCTCGGTGGACGGTGCCTCCCGCCCGCTGCCCTCACCGTTTCTCGTGGCCGCCACCCAGAACCCGGTGGAGTACGAGGGAACCTATCCGCTCCCGGAGGCACAGTTGGACCGGTTCCTGCTGAAGCTCACCATGCCGCTGCCGGAACGCCGCGACGAGATCGAGGTCATCCGGCGGCACGCCGCAGGCTTTGACCCCCGCGACCTTGGGGCCGCCGGCGTCCGTGCCGTGGCAGGCGCTGCCGATCTGGAGCGCGCCCGGCAGGCGGTGGCCACCGTGGCAGTGGAACCCGAGATCATCGCCTACATCGTGGACCTGGTGCGGGCCACCCGTTCCGCACCGTCGTTCCAACTCGGTGTTTCGCCCCGAGGTGCCACGGCGCTGTTGAACACGTCCCGCTCCTGGGCCTGGCTGTCGGGAAGGAGCTATGTCACCCCTGACGACGTCAAGGTCCTGGCACTGCCCTGCCTGCGGCACCGGGTGACGCTTCAGCCGGAAGCACAGATGGACGGGGTCCGGGTGGATGACGTGCTGGGCAGCATCCTGGCTTCCGTTCCAGTACCTCGCTGA
- a CDS encoding DUF4350 domain-containing protein: MTNALHGAAVGENSGDTNTAAERNPFRWLRRHRGMTALAALVAAALGLVIWGQLAPKGDGVPLSVHNPEPEGARAVSEILGRHGVKVTDVTSYEAAMAALEDGGSPTLLLYDENGFLDDARLRGLADMARRVVVVSPRLQALAALDSGIRQAGVVPESSPVLEPGCSLPDAVAAGQVTGESGFVYDGGTSCYRPAGSAAGLLAVSGDGRVTVLGSTAVLSNERLDELGNAALAIRTLGSSPDLVWYLPSVEDMDTTGSPQTLTELAPDWSRFIGPWLALVALAAIVWRGRRHGPLVFEPLPVVVKAVETAEGRARLYQDAHAIEQARDNLRAGTLVRLARKLRLGPAATADEAAEAAARFLARPSHDIKQLLEEHPRTEARLVAWARELNTLEKEISSR, encoded by the coding sequence ATGACCAATGCGCTTCATGGAGCCGCAGTAGGGGAAAACAGTGGAGACACCAACACTGCGGCAGAAAGGAATCCGTTCCGCTGGCTTCGGCGGCACCGCGGCATGACTGCCCTGGCGGCACTGGTGGCCGCCGCGTTGGGCCTGGTCATCTGGGGGCAATTGGCTCCGAAGGGGGACGGCGTTCCCCTGTCCGTCCATAACCCGGAGCCGGAGGGGGCACGGGCGGTCAGCGAGATCCTCGGCCGGCACGGCGTTAAGGTCACCGACGTCACCAGCTATGAGGCAGCCATGGCTGCCTTGGAGGACGGCGGCTCCCCCACCCTCCTGCTCTACGACGAGAACGGTTTCCTCGACGATGCCCGCCTGCGCGGGCTGGCAGACATGGCCCGGCGGGTCGTGGTGGTTTCGCCCCGGCTGCAGGCTCTTGCCGCACTGGACAGCGGCATCAGGCAGGCAGGTGTGGTGCCCGAATCTTCGCCGGTTTTGGAGCCCGGTTGTTCCCTGCCGGATGCAGTGGCGGCCGGCCAGGTCACCGGGGAGTCGGGCTTCGTGTACGACGGCGGGACGTCCTGTTACCGGCCCGCCGGCTCGGCCGCCGGGCTGCTGGCCGTCAGCGGCGATGGCCGCGTCACCGTGCTGGGCAGTACCGCGGTGCTCAGCAACGAAAGGCTCGACGAACTGGGCAACGCGGCACTCGCGATCCGGACGCTCGGCAGCTCGCCGGACCTGGTCTGGTACCTCCCGTCCGTTGAGGACATGGACACCACGGGTTCCCCGCAAACACTCACTGAGCTCGCACCGGACTGGTCGCGCTTTATTGGGCCGTGGCTTGCCCTGGTGGCACTGGCGGCCATCGTATGGCGGGGCCGGCGGCATGGACCGCTGGTGTTCGAGCCGCTGCCTGTGGTGGTCAAGGCAGTGGAAACGGCGGAGGGAAGGGCGCGGCTGTATCAGGACGCGCACGCCATCGAACAGGCACGGGACAACCTGCGCGCCGGGACACTGGTGCGGCTGGCCAGGAAACTCCGCCTTGGTCCGGCCGCCACCGCCGACGAAGCTGCGGAAGCCGCGGCCCGGTTCCTGGCCCGGCCTTCCCACGACATCAAGCAGCTCCTTGAAGAACATCCGCGCACCGAGGCACGGCTGGTGGCCTGGGCGCGGGAACTGAACACCCTAGAGAAAGAGATCAGTAGCCGATGA